Proteins from a single region of Haloplanus sp. GDY1:
- the gpmI gene encoding 2,3-bisphosphoglycerate-independent phosphoglycerate mutase — protein MDAALVILDGWGLDGPGRNAVSAADTPTFDRFLATGASGTLDVSGRRVGLPDGQMGNSEVGHLNIGAGRVVTQPLARIDDAIADGSFFENDALLDAVERVRSTGGRLHLVGLASAGGVHSHQRHLHALIELAARNDVEAVTHAFTDGRDTPPTAGADALADLEAVVDDHGTGDVATVSGRYYAMDRDGNWDRTRRAYDAIVDRTAAHEAPTAVDAVEAAYDRGETDEFVEPTLVDDAPPLRDGDAVVVANFRADRARQLVRMLADLDPAWPDPVDPPEVHLVTMTDYDERFPFPVAFPPVDLPDTLGETLARAGETQLRIAESEKYAHVTYFLNGGREVAFEGEERVIVESPDVPTYDERPEMSAAAVTDAAIARVERDDPDVLVLNYANPDMVGHTGDFEAAVAAVEAVDAQLARLVDAVHAAGGHVLVTADHGNADDMGTADDPHTAHTANPVPVVYLAPGDDPSDGRRIRAGGSLCDVAPTLLELAGVEKPAAMTGESLLD, from the coding sequence ATGGACGCCGCGCTGGTCATCCTCGACGGATGGGGGCTCGACGGCCCGGGCCGGAACGCCGTCTCGGCCGCCGACACGCCGACGTTCGACCGCTTTCTCGCGACGGGCGCCTCGGGGACGCTCGACGTCTCCGGCCGCCGCGTCGGCCTCCCCGACGGCCAGATGGGCAACAGCGAGGTCGGCCACCTCAACATCGGCGCCGGCCGGGTGGTCACCCAGCCGCTGGCGCGCATCGACGACGCCATCGCCGACGGCTCGTTCTTCGAGAACGACGCCCTCCTCGATGCGGTGGAGCGCGTCCGCTCGACCGGCGGTCGGCTCCACCTCGTGGGGCTGGCCAGCGCCGGCGGGGTCCACTCCCACCAGCGACATCTCCACGCCCTGATCGAACTCGCGGCACGGAACGACGTCGAGGCGGTCACCCACGCCTTCACCGACGGACGAGACACGCCGCCGACGGCCGGCGCGGACGCGCTGGCCGACCTCGAGGCCGTCGTCGACGACCACGGCACCGGCGACGTGGCGACCGTGAGCGGCCGCTACTACGCGATGGACCGGGACGGGAACTGGGACCGGACGCGGCGCGCGTACGACGCCATCGTCGACCGGACGGCCGCGCACGAGGCGCCGACCGCCGTCGACGCCGTCGAGGCCGCCTACGACCGCGGCGAGACCGACGAGTTCGTCGAGCCGACGCTCGTCGACGACGCACCCCCGCTCCGCGACGGCGACGCCGTCGTCGTCGCCAACTTCCGGGCGGACCGCGCCCGCCAACTCGTGCGGATGCTCGCGGACCTCGACCCGGCGTGGCCCGACCCGGTCGATCCCCCGGAGGTCCACCTCGTCACGATGACCGACTACGACGAGCGCTTCCCCTTCCCCGTGGCCTTCCCGCCGGTCGACCTGCCGGACACGCTCGGCGAGACGCTCGCCCGCGCCGGCGAGACCCAGTTGCGCATCGCCGAATCCGAGAAGTACGCCCACGTCACCTACTTCCTCAACGGGGGGCGCGAGGTGGCGTTCGAAGGCGAGGAGCGCGTCATCGTCGAGAGCCCCGACGTGCCGACCTACGACGAGCGCCCCGAGATGAGCGCCGCGGCCGTCACCGACGCCGCCATCGCACGCGTCGAGCGCGACGACCCCGACGTGCTGGTGTTGAACTACGCGAACCCCGACATGGTGGGGCACACGGGCGACTTCGAGGCGGCCGTCGCGGCCGTCGAGGCGGTGGACGCCCAGTTGGCGCGCCTCGTCGACGCCGTCCACGCCGCCGGCGGGCACGTCCTCGTCACCGCGGACCACGGCAACGCCGACGACATGGGCACCGCCGACGACCCCCACACCGCCCACACGGCCAATCCGGTGCCGGTCGTCTACCTCGCCCCGGGCGACGACCCCTCGGACGGCCGACGGATTCGGGCCGGCGGCTCCCTGTGTGACGTGGCGCCGACGCTGCTCGAACTCGCCGGCGTCGAGAAGCCGGCGGCGATGACCGGCGAGTCGCTCCTCGACTAG
- a CDS encoding ATP-binding protein, with amino-acid sequence MEDDIQRDILQDRYEEYRAKADELRAQGEAKKAAAYYEKCADAMADLAATESSDSLAEKRRDLAQNLANVAERLRDSGSLDATEQVDDMESGDGDAGASDDAGSGGGSGSPDADASDGSDADSESVEDAGEYLEPPPDLDFEDVGGMHDLKETLRDKVIDPLERSDLYAEYDLGVVNGVMLYGPPGTGKTYITRALAGKLGYNFVDVEPNDITSSLVGEAADNVSELYDVARDNQPCLVFIDEVDALMPSRSGGSQKTQSERQMVNQFLTELTETRGEDVITVTATNIPDEVDGAATSRFQERIEVPPPGPEAREAILRVHLRNRPALPDEIDWERIRESTEGYSGRDLEVVADDAALAALQEAVEDDEIRHIRQEHLEQALAETDPSLDHWSG; translated from the coding sequence ATGGAAGACGACATCCAGCGGGACATCCTCCAGGACCGGTACGAGGAGTACCGTGCGAAGGCCGACGAACTCCGCGCGCAGGGGGAAGCGAAGAAGGCCGCGGCCTACTACGAGAAGTGCGCCGACGCGATGGCGGACCTGGCGGCCACCGAGTCCAGCGACTCGCTGGCCGAGAAGCGCCGCGACCTCGCGCAGAACCTCGCGAACGTCGCCGAACGGCTCCGGGATTCGGGGTCCCTCGACGCCACGGAGCAGGTCGACGACATGGAGTCGGGCGACGGGGACGCGGGCGCGTCGGATGACGCCGGCAGCGGGGGCGGGTCGGGGAGTCCCGACGCCGACGCGAGCGACGGCAGCGACGCCGATTCGGAGTCCGTCGAGGACGCCGGCGAGTATCTGGAGCCTCCGCCGGATCTGGACTTCGAGGACGTCGGGGGGATGCACGACCTCAAGGAGACGCTGCGGGACAAGGTGATCGACCCGCTCGAACGGTCGGACCTGTACGCGGAGTACGACCTCGGGGTGGTCAACGGAGTGATGCTGTACGGCCCCCCGGGGACCGGCAAGACGTACATCACGCGAGCGCTGGCGGGCAAGCTCGGCTACAACTTCGTCGACGTCGAACCCAACGACATCACCAGCTCCCTGGTGGGCGAGGCGGCGGACAACGTCTCGGAACTCTACGACGTCGCGCGGGACAACCAGCCCTGTCTGGTCTTCATCGACGAGGTGGACGCCCTCATGCCCTCCCGGAGCGGCGGCTCCCAGAAGACCCAGAGCGAGCGTCAGATGGTCAACCAGTTCCTGACGGAGCTGACCGAAACCCGGGGCGAGGACGTCATCACCGTGACGGCGACCAACATCCCGGACGAGGTGGACGGGGCGGCGACGAGCCGCTTCCAAGAGCGCATCGAGGTGCCGCCGCCGGGACCGGAGGCCCGCGAGGCCATCCTGCGTGTCCACCTGCGAAACCGGCCGGCGCTTCCCGACGAAATCGACTGGGAGCGGATCCGGGAGTCGACCGAGGGGTACTCCGGGCGGGACCTCGAAGTCGTCGCGGACGACGCGGCGCTCGCGGCGCTACAGGAGGCGGTCGAGGACGACGAGATCCGACACATCCGCCAGGAACACCTGGAGCAGGCGCTCGCGGAGACCGATCCGAGCCTCGACCACTGGAGCGGGTAG
- a CDS encoding zinc ribbon domain-containing protein, giving the protein MVVAQLLSVVLYGAAVAGDHPDIDTPDNLSNFSGFIRIGAVILLLVGLAMAIGNLSGSALAATGFAFLVVMILGVYDYTIMAKKKRKAAKDTVAKAGKEYLDTKKEIEKGPDEVTNVQGDMVDRKNQQTHVDQSTTNVDTIDQSTTTVDQSKTVKDQRTQVEDSVVNRSDITASAEGEGHAPRGANRGGQQPQGGQQPRGGQQPQGGQQPQGGQQPQGGRRSEGGQRPDRTTQGGQSHPDQGSRGGRQPQGGNRQHEASGGQSQSGGGAQYCASCGEEVQADWNTCISCGSDL; this is encoded by the coding sequence ATGGTAGTTGCACAACTACTGTCGGTCGTTCTGTACGGGGCAGCGGTCGCGGGGGACCATCCGGACATCGACACGCCGGACAACCTCTCGAACTTCAGCGGGTTCATCCGCATCGGAGCAGTCATCCTGCTTCTCGTCGGCTTGGCGATGGCCATCGGAAACCTCAGCGGATCGGCGCTGGCCGCGACGGGCTTTGCCTTCCTGGTGGTCATGATCCTCGGCGTGTACGACTACACGATCATGGCGAAGAAAAAGCGCAAGGCGGCCAAGGACACCGTCGCCAAGGCCGGGAAGGAGTACCTCGACACCAAAAAGGAAATCGAGAAAGGCCCCGACGAGGTGACGAACGTCCAGGGCGACATGGTCGACCGGAAGAACCAGCAGACCCACGTCGATCAGAGTACCACCAACGTCGACACCATCGATCAGAGCACCACCACCGTCGACCAGAGCAAGACGGTCAAAGACCAGCGCACGCAGGTCGAGGACAGCGTCGTCAACCGATCCGACATCACCGCCTCGGCCGAGGGCGAAGGACACGCCCCGAGGGGCGCGAACCGCGGCGGCCAGCAGCCCCAGGGCGGTCAGCAACCCCGAGGCGGTCAGCAACCTCAGGGTGGCCAGCAGCCTCAGGGCGGCCAGCAACCCCAGGGCGGTCGCCGGTCCGAAGGCGGTCAGCGACCCGACCGAACCACACAGGGCGGCCAGTCACACCCGGATCAGGGCTCCCGGGGCGGCCGCCAGCCCCAGGGCGGCAATCGACAGCACGAGGCGTCCGGGGGCCAGAGTCAGTCGGGGGGCGGCGCCCAGTACTGCGCGAGCTGTGGAGAGGAGGTCCAGGCGGACTGGAACACGTGCATCAGCTGCGGATCGGACCTCTGA
- a CDS encoding double zinc ribbon domain-containing protein translates to MFSRASRGPVSRGAVPSRGTSSRARAVGRRARGNIYSHPRFMFLDNEVRRARHGGSPACVREPREIQRMPSTCPNCSGSVPSDGDFCPSCGESLSSNCPNCRESLPVDAQFCANCGQDLTESAGQQGSGSDAQGGSWRLAGDEFAKRVDGEALDGDGLLATLSRRKDVEIEAGNRALLLQNGELVETLDPGKHKLDSLGKRIRELRTSHNLTVVLVQEGRTTVARSFDDVRTAGDYLVDVTVELDVGMHDPETFFRSMMADREVLTTGTFNQLLGRAIRNALETTLSEYEHEELYGSREVKRRVAREIEEQCRSVLESNGLELVELISFDYDDDREEIRQGRKDVDIREDKEDIKDRESELDRRGRERQTEDKVHEESQRVRRESAEMSADHALDEQELEQEQELDDKQRRHGHKAERENVEHEEDVKTRRTESEVEREDIRHEQEMKEREQEHEQDVDEIEDLMDLKRKKDEQKLDKQERKQEMEMEKESHEVEVEKERLEARDDVDAQTLASMDDAGEEMADLAKMDKAENLNADQLDSLGAQKSDELAKARQEANKAEKERERVEDQKEFREEMKDMMEGSMDRMERTTDKAMDSMGGAAEAAAEDTSDNVIVGGEGGGSSGGDTTIVQGGSGGGDGGSQGDGGNAGGGDAQDDDPEKLLVCPNCGSEEPYSNAFCMECGQEFP, encoded by the coding sequence ATGTTTTCTCGTGCGTCGCGAGGGCCGGTGAGTCGGGGGGCAGTTCCGTCGCGGGGGACGTCGTCCCGAGCGCGGGCGGTCGGCCGTCGCGCCCGGGGCAACATTTATTCCCATCCTCGTTTCATGTTTCTCGATAACGAGGTTCGACGAGCGCGCCACGGGGGGAGTCCGGCGTGCGTTCGTGAACCACGGGAGATCCAACGAATGCCTTCGACATGCCCGAACTGTAGCGGAAGCGTGCCGTCGGACGGCGACTTCTGTCCGAGCTGCGGGGAGTCGCTGTCGTCGAACTGTCCGAACTGCCGCGAGTCGCTGCCGGTGGACGCGCAGTTCTGTGCCAACTGCGGCCAGGACCTCACCGAGTCCGCGGGCCAGCAGGGGTCGGGGAGCGACGCCCAAGGTGGAAGCTGGCGGCTGGCGGGCGACGAGTTCGCCAAGCGCGTCGACGGGGAGGCGCTCGACGGCGACGGACTGCTCGCCACGCTCAGCCGCCGGAAGGACGTCGAAATCGAGGCGGGGAACCGGGCGCTCCTGCTCCAGAACGGGGAGCTCGTCGAGACGCTCGACCCCGGCAAGCACAAACTCGACAGCCTCGGCAAGCGGATTCGGGAGCTCCGAACCAGTCACAACCTCACGGTCGTACTGGTGCAGGAGGGACGGACCACCGTCGCCCGCTCGTTCGACGACGTTCGCACGGCGGGCGACTACCTCGTCGACGTCACCGTCGAACTCGACGTGGGGATGCACGACCCCGAGACGTTCTTCCGGTCGATGATGGCCGACCGCGAGGTGCTGACGACCGGCACCTTCAACCAGTTGCTCGGGCGGGCGATCCGGAACGCCCTCGAAACAACCCTCTCGGAGTACGAACACGAGGAGCTCTACGGGAGCCGGGAGGTGAAGCGTCGGGTCGCCCGCGAAATCGAGGAGCAGTGTCGGTCGGTCCTCGAGAGCAACGGGCTCGAACTCGTCGAACTGATCTCCTTCGACTACGACGACGACCGCGAGGAGATCCGACAGGGTCGCAAGGACGTCGACATCCGCGAGGACAAAGAGGACATCAAGGACCGCGAGAGCGAACTGGACCGGCGGGGGCGGGAACGCCAGACCGAGGACAAGGTCCACGAGGAGAGCCAGCGCGTCCGTCGGGAGTCCGCGGAGATGAGCGCCGACCACGCGCTCGACGAGCAGGAACTCGAACAGGAACAGGAACTCGACGACAAGCAGCGCCGCCACGGCCACAAGGCCGAACGGGAGAACGTCGAACACGAGGAGGACGTCAAGACCCGCCGGACCGAATCCGAGGTGGAGCGCGAGGACATCCGCCACGAGCAGGAGATGAAAGAGCGGGAGCAGGAACACGAACAGGACGTCGACGAAATCGAGGACCTGATGGACCTCAAGCGGAAGAAAGACGAGCAGAAACTCGACAAGCAGGAGCGAAAGCAGGAGATGGAGATGGAGAAGGAGAGCCACGAGGTCGAAGTGGAGAAAGAGCGCCTCGAGGCTCGCGACGACGTGGACGCCCAGACCCTCGCCAGCATGGACGACGCGGGCGAGGAGATGGCCGACCTCGCGAAGATGGACAAGGCGGAGAACCTGAACGCCGACCAACTCGACTCGCTGGGCGCCCAGAAGAGCGACGAACTGGCGAAGGCCCGACAGGAGGCCAACAAGGCCGAGAAGGAACGCGAACGGGTCGAGGACCAGAAGGAGTTCCGCGAGGAGATGAAAGACATGATGGAGGGGTCGATGGACCGCATGGAGCGGACCACCGACAAGGCGATGGACAGCATGGGCGGCGCGGCGGAGGCGGCCGCGGAGGACACCTCCGACAACGTCATCGTCGGCGGCGAGGGCGGCGGGTCGTCGGGCGGCGACACCACCATCGTGCAGGGCGGCTCCGGTGGGGGCGACGGCGGATCACAGGGCGACGGCGGCAACGCGGGCGGTGGCGACGCACAGGACGACGACCCCGAGAAGCTCCTCGTCTGTCCGAACTGTGGCTCGGAGGAGCCCTACTCCAACGCCTTCTGCATGGAGTGCGGACAGGAGTTCCCGTAA
- a CDS encoding zinc ribbon domain-containing protein, with protein sequence MTARRWDKWWSNYFLALGVLSVVAMAVLGWVLSQAPSGMGPGSSETIVVVLGVYGVGALLNVGMGLWIRRGSGYAWYAGMGLLVLSILASLAAGASGAVGGAAVSGIGLVLGYLARDDLLESKSAPAADESGERRGTEPTGEGASERQQASERGGPEPQQASEHRQPERQQGRGTASADAGAGSPNRSGSSGSPASESGGGRPASAAAGGEESASPNAADDGGTKFCPYCGEEIPEKAGHCPYCSSSVQ encoded by the coding sequence ATGACAGCTCGACGGTGGGACAAGTGGTGGTCGAATTACTTTCTCGCACTGGGCGTTCTCTCGGTCGTCGCGATGGCGGTTCTGGGGTGGGTGCTGAGCCAGGCGCCGAGCGGCATGGGACCGGGGAGCTCCGAGACGATCGTGGTCGTGCTGGGCGTCTACGGCGTCGGCGCCCTGCTGAACGTCGGGATGGGGCTCTGGATCCGGCGGGGGAGCGGGTACGCGTGGTACGCGGGGATGGGATTGCTCGTCCTGTCGATACTCGCGTCGCTCGCGGCCGGTGCGAGCGGAGCGGTCGGCGGGGCCGCGGTTTCGGGGATCGGCCTGGTCCTCGGGTATCTCGCACGCGACGATCTGCTCGAATCGAAGAGTGCGCCGGCGGCCGACGAATCGGGGGAGCGGCGCGGGACGGAACCGACGGGCGAGGGGGCGAGCGAGCGACAGCAGGCGAGCGAGCGAGGGGGACCCGAACCGCAGCAGGCGTCCGAACACCGACAGCCCGAACGCCAGCAGGGCCGCGGGACCGCCTCGGCGGACGCCGGAGCGGGGTCACCGAACCGGTCGGGGAGTTCCGGATCGCCGGCGAGCGAGTCCGGCGGCGGCCGTCCCGCGTCCGCCGCTGCCGGGGGCGAGGAGTCGGCGTCGCCGAACGCCGCGGACGACGGCGGAACGAAGTTCTGCCCCTACTGTGGCGAGGAGATTCCGGAGAAGGCGGGTCACTGCCCGTACTGTTCGTCGTCGGTTCAGTAG